The Starkeya sp. ORNL1 DNA window ATCTCCACCGGCTTGCCGCTCTCCAGCACCTTCACGGTGGCTTCCTCGTCGACCAGCGCGACGAAACGGTCGGCATTCGGCTCCAGCGGCGGGAAGGAGGCGTAGTGGCAGGGGATGATGGTCAGCCCCGGCACATAGCGCTTTACTGCCAACGCCGCGGTGTCCGGCCCCATGGTGTAGCGGTCGCCGATCGGCACCACCACGACATCGGGCTTATGGATCTCGGCGATCAGTCCCATGTCGGAAAAGATGTCGGTGTCGCCCATGAACCAGATGGTCGGCTCGCCCGGCGCCTTGACGATGATGCCGTTCGGATTGCCGAGATAGACGGACTTGCCCTCGACGATCATTCCCGAGGAATGGTCGGCGCGCACCAGCGTCACGGTGAAGCCGCCCTGGTCGGTGGTGCCGCCGGTGTTCATCGAATCGAGATTCTTCACGCCCTGCGTCGCCAGCCAGGAGCAGAGGTCGGCATTCGTCACCACCTTGGCGCCGGTCGCCTCGGCGATCGCGGCGGTGTCGCCAAGATGGTCGCCATGGCCATGCGTCAGCAATATGTGGGTGGTGCCGAGCACCGCGACGTCGCGGCTCGAGGCGAAGGAAGGATTGCCGGACAGGAACGGGTCGATGAGCACGACCTTGTCCGCGAAATCCAGCCGAAAGGCGGAGTGGCCGTACCAGGTGATCTTCATAGGCGTCTCCATTAAACATCGATGGGGACAATAGGGCGCCACACCGCAGGTACAAGGGTGAGCCCTACCGTTCCCGCTTTTGTGTCGACATGCTGGCGACGCTCTTCGTCAGCCGGATGACGACGTGGGCCTGGTCGGTGGCGCTGCGGAATATACCGTGCTAGCGCATGGCTATGACTGCTCCGATCCTACCGATCACCGAGGCCGCCGCCGTCCTGCCGACGCGCGGCACACTGCTGGGGCTCGACCTCGGCACCAAGACCATCGGCATTGCCAGTTGCGATCCGGAGCGTCGGCTCGCCACCGCGGTCGAGACCATCGCCCGCAAGCAGTTCACGCCGGATGCCGCGCGCATCCTCGATCTCGCCAAGGCGCGCGGCGCCGTCGGCTTCGTTCTCGGCCTGCCGGTGAACATGGACGGCTCGGAGGGTCCACGGGCGCAGTCGACCCGCGCCTTCGCCCGCAATTTCGCGCGGTTGACCGAACTGCCGATCGCGCTGTGGGACGAGCGGCTCTCCACTGCCGCGGTGGAGCGCGACCTGATCGCCGCCGATGTCAGCCGGGCCAAGCGCGCAGCGGTGGTCGACCAGCACGCCGCCGCCTTCATTCTGCAAGGCGCGCTCGACCGGCTGCGTATGCTCAGCGCCTGACGCCATGGCGAATGTGCTGGCGGCGCTGGTGCCGGTGTTCCTGATCATCGCGCTCGGCATCGCGCTGAAGCGTTTCCTGCTGCCCGAGGCGAGCCACTGGATCGCGCTGGAGCGGCTGACCTATTTCGTGCTGTTCCCGGCCCTGCTGGTGGTGAGCATCGCCCGCACCGATCTCGGCGGCGTCGCGGTGGTGGAGGTGACCGTCGCCCTGCTCGGCGCCATCGCCATCATCGGCAGCGCGCTGATGCTGGCGCGCCGCCCGCTCAGCCGGGCGCTGGGGCTCGACGGGCCGGGCTTCACCTCGGTGTTCCAGGGCGCGCTGCGCTGGAACACCTATATCGGGCTCGCCGTGTCCGGCGGCCTTGCCGGGCCGGCCGGGCTCGCTGTGGCGGCGGTGGCGATCGCCGTCATCATCCCCACTGTCAATGCGCTGAGCGTCATCGTGCTGGCACGCCACGGCACTGCGGGCGGCGATGCGCGCCTCATACTGATGCAGCTAGCGCGCAATCCCTTCATCTGGTCCTGCGCGGCGGGCATTCTCATCAATGCACTGCACGTGCCGGTGCCGGCGGTGCTGATGAGCTTCGCCGACATTCTCGGCCGTGCCTCGCTGGCGCTGGGCCTGCTCGTGGTCGGTGCCGGATTGCGGCTCGACGATCTGCGCCGGCCGCGCATGGCGACCTGGCTGACATGCGTGCTGAAGCTCGGCGCGCTGCCGGCTCTCGCGGTCGCCATCGGCGTGGCGTGCGGGCTGTCGGGGGTCGATCTTCTGGTGGTCGCGATCGCGAGCGCAGTGCCCTCGGCGCCGAACGGCTATGTGCTGGCGCGGCAGATGGGCGGCGACGCGCCGCTGCTGGCGCAAATGCTGACCATACAAACGATACTGGCGGCGGTGACGCTTCCTCTGGTCATCGCCGCCGTATCAATGCTTTAGCCAGGCTCTAGCTCGACCTCAGCAATGCTGTGGCAAAGCCGGGTCAGCAACGGGTGTAGTAACCTTGGCCGCGATACGGGCCGCTCTGCACCCAGCAGCGGGAGCCATAGGCATAACGCGGCGCCGGGGCGTAATAGACCTGCGGCGGCGGCGCATAGACCACCGGCGGGGCAGCGTAATAGTAGGGGTCGCCATAATAGGGACCGCGGGCCGCACCTGCGATGGCCGCGCCGGCCAGCACGCCGGCGGCCACACCGCCAGCAACCCAGCAGCCATTGCAGCGCACCTGCTCGGTGGCGGCAGGCACCGACTTGGCAAGGCCAAGGTCAGCGCCGAGCGGTGCAGCCGAAACCGGGGTCGCGAGCGACGCCGCGACGGTCGCGGCAAGACCGACGCCAGTGAACATCTTGGAGAAACGCGTGCTCGACATGAGACTTACTCCTGAGGACACGCCTCAACGTTACGGCGTGATCTATATCGAGTGTGGGGCCGATGTGGTGAACGGCAACTGAATGGACGGTGACCGTTTGGTGACGCGATTCCGGCTTTTCAGTTCACTTTTCAACGCACGGCCGTCCGCAGCGTTACTTCAACGCGAACGCGTGACGTATGTTCCCACCCGTCAATACCGATTCCGGTGGGAATCGATGGTCAGGT harbors:
- a CDS encoding metal-dependent hydrolase — translated: MKITWYGHSAFRLDFADKVVLIDPFLSGNPSFASSRDVAVLGTTHILLTHGHGDHLGDTAAIAEATGAKVVTNADLCSWLATQGVKNLDSMNTGGTTDQGGFTVTLVRADHSSGMIVEGKSVYLGNPNGIIVKAPGEPTIWFMGDTDIFSDMGLIAEIHKPDVVVVPIGDRYTMGPDTAALAVKRYVPGLTIIPCHYASFPPLEPNADRFVALVDEEATVKVLESGKPVEIGL
- the ruvX gene encoding Holliday junction resolvase RuvX, coding for MTAPILPITEAAAVLPTRGTLLGLDLGTKTIGIASCDPERRLATAVETIARKQFTPDAARILDLAKARGAVGFVLGLPVNMDGSEGPRAQSTRAFARNFARLTELPIALWDERLSTAAVERDLIAADVSRAKRAAVVDQHAAAFILQGALDRLRMLSA
- a CDS encoding AEC family transporter, producing MANVLAALVPVFLIIALGIALKRFLLPEASHWIALERLTYFVLFPALLVVSIARTDLGGVAVVEVTVALLGAIAIIGSALMLARRPLSRALGLDGPGFTSVFQGALRWNTYIGLAVSGGLAGPAGLAVAAVAIAVIIPTVNALSVIVLARHGTAGGDARLILMQLARNPFIWSCAAGILINALHVPVPAVLMSFADILGRASLALGLLVVGAGLRLDDLRRPRMATWLTCVLKLGALPALAVAIGVACGLSGVDLLVVAIASAVPSAPNGYVLARQMGGDAPLLAQMLTIQTILAAVTLPLVIAAVSML